A genomic stretch from Xiphophorus maculatus strain JP 163 A chromosome 16, X_maculatus-5.0-male, whole genome shotgun sequence includes:
- the cdipt gene encoding CDP-diacylglycerol--inositol 3-phosphatidyltransferase, protein MTQENIFLFVPNLIGYARVVLALLSFYLMPSSPWPAVFCYLLSALLDAFDGHAARALDQATKFGAMMDMLTDRCATMCLLVNLALLYPAYAFLFQLSMSLDIASHWLHLHSSTVKGSGSHKTIDLSGNPILRLYYTSKPVLFVMCAGNELFFCLLYILHHIQNPAGWLRPLLALCGAISLLKAAISVLHLVTASQNMAALDAAERAKRL, encoded by the exons ATGACccaggaaaatattttcctctttgttCCGAATTTAATCG GTTACGCCCGCGTGGTTCTGGCGCTGCTGTCCTTCTACCTGATGCCCAGCAGTCCGTGGCCGGCCGTCTTCTGCTACCTGCTGAGCGCGCTGCTGGACGCCTTCGACGGCCACGCCGCGCGGGCGCTGGACCAGG CCACCAAGTTTGGCGCCATGATGGACATGCTGACGGACCGCTGCGCCACCATGTGTCTGCTGGTCAACCTGGCGCTGCTCTACCCCGCCTACGCCTTCCTGTTCCAGCTCAGCATGAGCCTGGACATCGCCAGCCACTGGCTGCACCTGCACAG CTCCACGGTGAAAGGCTCAGGAAGCCACAAAACCATCGACCTCTCTGGGAACCCGATCCTCCGGCTCTACTACACCTCCAAG cCGGTTCTGTTCGTGATGTGCGCTGGGAACGAACTCTTCTTCTGCCTGCTCTACATCCTGCATCACATCCAGAACCCGGCAG gttggctccgccccctcctcGCGCTCTGCGGCGCCATCTCCCTCCTGAAGGCGGCCATCAGCGTCCTCCACCTGGTCACCGCCTCCCAGAACATGGCCGCCCTGGACGCCGCCGAGCGCGCCAAGAGGCTCTGA